A single window of Priestia filamentosa DNA harbors:
- a CDS encoding MBL fold metallo-hydrolase — MNLRVLVDNNTYIDRYFTGEPALSFFIEDREKRILFDTGYSHAFIRNAEKMGINLRKLHYIALSHGHIDHTWGLTDLVRLFVEAKGEKIDHAIPTVIGHPFVFNSKLFPSEGEIGSLLSEEKVNYHFPVHLSRKPFWLTEKLVFLGEIERKFDFEEDEPIGSVIVEGQYEADYVVDDTALVYKAKGGLVVIVGCAHSGICNIIEQAKMVCEEERVISVIGGFHLLNPSKNRIEKTVSYLEKLELQSLYPCHCTDLQSKIALARTGIIKEVGIGLNIEWK; from the coding sequence ATGAACTTAAGGGTACTAGTTGATAATAATACATACATTGATCGTTATTTTACAGGAGAACCTGCCCTATCTTTCTTTATAGAAGATAGAGAAAAAAGAATATTGTTTGATACAGGCTATTCACATGCGTTTATTCGTAATGCCGAAAAAATGGGAATTAACCTTAGAAAGTTACACTATATTGCATTATCACATGGTCATATTGATCATACGTGGGGATTAACAGATCTTGTAAGGTTGTTTGTGGAGGCAAAAGGAGAAAAAATAGATCATGCAATTCCAACTGTTATTGGACATCCTTTTGTTTTTAACAGTAAGCTCTTTCCTTCAGAGGGTGAAATCGGCAGTCTCTTATCGGAGGAAAAGGTGAATTATCATTTTCCTGTGCATCTATCAAGAAAGCCTTTTTGGTTAACAGAGAAGCTTGTGTTCTTAGGAGAAATCGAAAGAAAGTTTGACTTCGAAGAAGATGAACCAATTGGGAGTGTAATTGTTGAGGGGCAATATGAAGCTGATTATGTAGTAGATGACACAGCCCTAGTGTATAAAGCAAAAGGGGGCCTTGTTGTAATTGTTGGATGTGCTCATTCTGGAATTTGCAATATTATTGAACAAGCAAAAATGGTGTGTGAAGAAGAACGAGTTATAAGTGTAATCGGAGGGTTTCATCTTCTAAATCCATCTAAAAACAGGATTGAGAAAACAGTGAGTTATCTAGAAAAGTTAGAGCTTCAGTCATTATACCCATGTCATTGTACAGATCTTCAATCTAAAATAGCGCTTGCTAGGACAGGGATTATTAAAGAAGTTGGGATAGGATTAAACATCGAGTGGAAGTGA
- a CDS encoding DeoR family transcriptional regulator → MKPATNRMLTRIKSVYMFISQKGTVTTQELVDEFGITPRTVQRDLNVLAYNDLVRSPGRGKWTATEKKVRASS, encoded by the coding sequence TTGAAACCTGCAACGAATCGAATGCTAACTCGCATCAAATCAGTTTACATGTTCATTAGTCAAAAAGGTACAGTAACGACTCAGGAGCTAGTAGACGAATTTGGGATTACTCCACGGACTGTCCAGCGAGATTTGAATGTATTGGCATATAATGATTTAGTTCGCAGTCCTGGTAGAGGAAAATGGACGGCTACAGAAAAGAAAGTACGAGCATCATCTTAA
- a CDS encoding nuclease-related domain-containing protein, giving the protein MAQLIKLQDYISRYEQDIYQYPSHYIQLKKKNWELIRLAFDKGESLIAEEEIVEEAETRAKEKSTFLDNLKTLFQRRNKEVMVEEQQEPVMTEEKLFEKSLRHFTTEPKTIEDLKILFLDNLFQLQTQWASSTVLTSQAIPYSLYYNEHLKYFLQRFPDNYLLLYNPVLKLKKAPIETDLILISPLETICISIVEGKENGIFQYNQGIFWKYLDGEDEKKIVNPFISLNRTGLIVQKLYERANCDFPVRKVVLNRKGYFDCPIVPHDTMLVDRRNYGEWFEQLRTLTTPLKHRQLKAAKALLTSTQNTLVTKEEE; this is encoded by the coding sequence ATGGCACAGTTAATTAAACTACAAGACTATATATCACGCTATGAACAAGATATTTATCAATATCCTAGTCACTATATTCAATTGAAGAAAAAAAACTGGGAGTTAATAAGATTAGCATTTGATAAAGGAGAATCTTTAATTGCTGAGGAAGAGATTGTAGAAGAAGCAGAGACCAGAGCAAAAGAAAAGAGTACTTTTTTAGATAACTTAAAAACATTATTTCAACGGAGAAATAAAGAAGTAATGGTGGAAGAACAACAAGAGCCTGTAATGACAGAGGAGAAACTGTTTGAAAAGTCACTTCGTCATTTCACAACAGAACCAAAAACAATTGAGGATTTAAAAATTTTATTTTTAGACAATCTTTTTCAACTCCAAACGCAGTGGGCAAGTTCAACTGTTCTAACATCTCAAGCAATACCCTATTCTTTATATTATAACGAACATTTGAAATACTTTTTGCAACGTTTTCCTGATAATTATTTACTCTTATATAATCCTGTTTTAAAGCTCAAAAAAGCACCAATTGAAACAGACCTTATTTTAATTAGCCCACTTGAAACAATTTGTATTTCTATTGTTGAAGGAAAGGAAAATGGGATTTTTCAATATAACCAAGGAATATTTTGGAAGTATTTAGACGGAGAAGACGAAAAGAAAATTGTAAATCCTTTTATTAGTTTAAATAGAACAGGTCTTATTGTTCAAAAACTTTATGAGCGAGCAAACTGTGATTTTCCTGTACGTAAAGTTGTATTAAATCGAAAAGGATATTTTGACTGTCCTATTGTTCCTCATGATACGATGCTTGTTGATAGGAGAAATTATGGGGAATGGTTTGAGCAACTTAGAACGCTAACAACTCCTTTAAAGCATAGGCAGCTAAAGGCAGCCAAAGCCCTCCTAACAAGTACTCAAAATACACTTGTCACCAAAGAAGAAGAGTAA
- the cysK gene encoding cysteine synthase A yields the protein MGELIGETPLVKLNRLQPANGASVYLKLEFMNPSKSVKDRAAYNMIIEAEKAGLLTADSVIIEPTSGNTGIGLAMNASARGYRSILVMPDTMSQERINLLKAYGADVVLTPGEEKMQGSIRKAEELAKTIPNSFIPMQFKNQANPDAHRNTTAPEIINALDSIGKKLTAFVATAGTGGTITGTGETLKKHDPNITVHVVEPAGSPVLSGGKPGRHKLVGTSPGFIPETLHQDVYDEIFKIKDEQAYEMVRSLASQEGILVGPSSGGACFAAIEVAKRLSPQEVVVCIACDTGERYLSTDLFDFENE from the coding sequence ATGGGAGAATTAATTGGAGAAACTCCCCTTGTGAAGTTAAACCGCTTACAGCCAGCAAATGGAGCGTCTGTTTATCTAAAATTAGAATTTATGAATCCAAGTAAAAGCGTAAAAGACCGGGCCGCTTATAATATGATTATTGAAGCAGAGAAAGCCGGATTATTAACTGCTGATTCTGTTATTATTGAACCTACAAGTGGAAACACGGGGATTGGTTTAGCGATGAATGCTTCTGCAAGAGGCTATCGTTCTATTCTTGTGATGCCGGATACAATGAGCCAAGAGCGAATTAACTTATTAAAAGCATATGGGGCAGACGTTGTACTTACGCCTGGTGAAGAAAAAATGCAAGGATCTATCCGAAAAGCAGAGGAGCTTGCTAAAACTATTCCGAACTCTTTTATCCCAATGCAATTTAAAAACCAAGCAAACCCAGATGCCCATCGGAATACAACAGCACCTGAAATTATAAATGCGCTTGATTCTATTGGGAAGAAACTTACTGCCTTTGTTGCAACAGCAGGAACAGGCGGGACGATTACGGGTACAGGCGAAACATTGAAAAAACATGATCCAAATATTACGGTTCATGTTGTAGAACCAGCTGGTTCCCCTGTTCTATCAGGAGGTAAACCAGGACGCCACAAGCTCGTTGGTACAAGCCCTGGTTTTATTCCTGAAACGCTTCACCAAGATGTTTATGATGAAATTTTTAAAATAAAAGATGAACAAGCATATGAGATGGTACGTAGCCTTGCTTCTCAAGAAGGAATCCTTGTTGGGCCATCTTCTGGGGGAGCATGCTTTGCAGCAATTGAAGTTGCTAAACGCTTATCTCCTCAGGAAGTTGTGGTTTGTATTGCTTGTGATACAGGAGAACGTTATTTATCAACAGACTTATTTGATTTTGAAAATGAATAA
- a CDS encoding DUF84 family protein, translating to MIALGTTNPAKIRAVQAVFTTTEIKALSVSSEVSAQPFSDEETVEGAINRARNAKVEANVAIGIGLEGGVVETDRGLLLCNWGALLASDCEPIVAGGLRIPLPEEFVAPLKSGRELGEIIDEYAKKENVRQNEGAIGILTGGYISREQVFTDIVKALIGQYKQLKSCR from the coding sequence ATGATTGCGCTCGGTACGACAAATCCTGCAAAAATAAGAGCTGTACAAGCTGTCTTTACGACAACAGAAATTAAAGCTTTATCCGTATCAAGCGAAGTCTCCGCTCAGCCATTTTCAGATGAGGAAACCGTTGAAGGAGCTATTAACAGAGCCCGAAACGCAAAAGTTGAAGCAAACGTCGCAATTGGAATTGGGTTAGAAGGGGGCGTTGTGGAGACTGATAGAGGGTTGCTTTTATGCAACTGGGGAGCACTTCTTGCTTCAGACTGTGAGCCTATTGTAGCGGGAGGATTGCGTATTCCGCTTCCAGAGGAATTTGTTGCCCCTTTAAAAAGTGGTCGAGAGCTTGGGGAAATCATTGATGAATATGCCAAAAAAGAGAACGTTAGACAAAATGAAGGAGCTATTGGCATTTTAACAGGAGGATATATTTCAAGAGAGCAAGTTTTTACAGATATTGTAAAAGCTCTGATTGGACAGTATAAGCAATTAAAAAGTTGCCGATAA
- a CDS encoding thioredoxin family protein, whose product MEKLSTIEQYRELAGKEDVIFMFSADWCPDCRVIEPILPEVMEKYNQYKFFYVDRDDFIELCQELNIFGIPSFVAFSKGEEIGRFVSKDRKTQEEIEQFIEGLSSNS is encoded by the coding sequence ATGGAAAAATTATCAACAATTGAACAATATAGAGAATTAGCTGGGAAAGAAGATGTTATTTTCATGTTTTCAGCAGACTGGTGTCCGGACTGTCGTGTAATTGAGCCCATTTTACCAGAAGTTATGGAGAAATATAATCAATATAAATTCTTCTATGTAGATCGTGATGACTTTATTGAGTTATGTCAAGAACTTAATATCTTTGGCATTCCAAGCTTTGTTGCATTCAGTAAGGGAGAAGAGATTGGTCGATTTGTAAGCAAAGATAGAAAAACACAGGAAGAAATTGAGCAGTTTATCGAAGGTCTATCCTCTAATTCTTAA
- a CDS encoding YtzH-like family protein, translating into MPLNYQNQLSVLKDILSEHQSDCCGTVSECEQMERLAKSMLANAQTKEEVKKTLENIYYYSQTGKGSSELNQYIQTNQANLTQWMDELHTLS; encoded by the coding sequence ATGCCATTAAATTATCAAAATCAGCTTAGTGTATTAAAAGATATTCTTTCAGAACATCAAAGTGACTGCTGTGGAACTGTTTCGGAATGTGAGCAAATGGAGCGTCTCGCTAAATCGATGCTAGCAAATGCGCAGACGAAGGAGGAAGTTAAAAAAACTTTAGAAAACATTTATTACTATTCACAGACTGGGAAAGGAAGCAGCGAGCTTAATCAATATATCCAAACAAATCAAGCTAATTTAACTCAATGGATGGACGAACTTCACACTTTATCATGA
- a CDS encoding YtnP family quorum-quenching lactonase, with product METLSLGELKLTWLDGGDNHLDGGAMFGVVPKALWSKKYEENEKNQIPLRTDPILIQKENKNFLIDTGLGVAKLTEKQKRNFGVTRESNLIPALKELGMSPENIDVVLMTHLHFDHACGLTSVKEGQFVSTFQNAEIFVTKTEWDEMRSPNLRSRNTYWKQNWEAISKQVVPFEESVSVISEIEMIKTGGHSGGHAIIRLESDGHVAYHLGDLLGTHAHQNPLWVMAYDDYPVTSVLQKERWLKKAIDEKAWLTFYHDYYYRALTWNDKGVIVDSVKIQRD from the coding sequence TTGGAAACGTTATCATTAGGGGAGCTAAAACTTACTTGGTTAGATGGAGGAGACAATCATCTTGACGGTGGGGCAATGTTTGGTGTAGTTCCTAAGGCTTTATGGTCAAAAAAATATGAAGAAAATGAAAAAAATCAAATTCCGCTTCGTACAGATCCTATTTTAATTCAAAAAGAAAATAAAAACTTTCTTATTGATACAGGGCTTGGGGTTGCTAAACTAACAGAAAAGCAAAAGCGTAATTTCGGCGTAACAAGAGAATCTAATCTTATCCCTGCTCTTAAAGAATTAGGGATGTCTCCAGAAAATATTGATGTTGTTTTGATGACACATCTTCATTTTGACCATGCTTGCGGTTTAACAAGTGTAAAAGAGGGGCAGTTTGTATCTACATTTCAAAATGCTGAAATCTTCGTCACTAAAACCGAATGGGATGAGATGAGAAGTCCGAACCTTCGCTCACGAAACACATATTGGAAACAGAACTGGGAAGCAATAAGCAAGCAAGTCGTTCCTTTTGAAGAGTCAGTAAGTGTAATAAGTGAAATAGAAATGATTAAAACAGGAGGGCATAGCGGCGGTCATGCCATTATCCGACTAGAAAGTGATGGGCATGTTGCTTATCATCTTGGTGATTTGCTTGGTACACATGCCCATCAAAATCCACTGTGGGTTATGGCTTATGATGATTATCCGGTCACATCTGTTTTACAAAAAGAGCGTTGGTTAAAAAAAGCCATTGATGAAAAGGCTTGGCTAACTTTTTATCATGACTATTATTATCGTGCCTTAACATGGAACGATAAAGGTGTGATTGTTGATTCGGTAAAAATTCAAAGAGACTAG
- a CDS encoding phosphotransferase family protein has protein sequence MEHILGSEWKITPAGGSTGDAYFAKFQDRELFLKRNSSPFLAMLSAEGIVPKLVWTRRMENGDVITAQHWLNGRELKPSDMVSTKVAKLLSKIHYSQELLDMLKRLGKTPLRPDELLQSLYQHIDHELLAIPAVQEGIRYLQRELPNIHTIRYGVCHCDVHHNNWLLGENGQMYLIDWDEAMIADPAIDLGLLFYLYIPKSEWGEWLEEYGAEMTDDLEHRMKWYAISQMISLMQSHKDCQDEREMNRLHHHLSELVS, from the coding sequence TTGGAACATATATTAGGAAGTGAATGGAAGATAACGCCAGCAGGCGGCTCAACAGGAGATGCTTATTTTGCGAAGTTTCAGGATCGGGAACTTTTTTTAAAGCGAAATTCATCGCCTTTTTTAGCTATGCTTTCAGCAGAAGGAATTGTTCCAAAACTTGTATGGACAAGAAGAATGGAAAATGGAGATGTTATTACTGCGCAACATTGGCTGAATGGCCGAGAACTAAAACCAAGTGATATGGTTTCAACAAAAGTAGCAAAACTGCTCAGTAAAATCCACTATTCTCAAGAACTGTTAGACATGTTAAAAAGATTAGGTAAAACGCCGTTGCGTCCAGATGAACTTTTACAAAGTTTATATCAACATATCGATCATGAACTACTAGCAATTCCAGCAGTTCAAGAAGGTATTCGATATCTACAGCGTGAATTACCAAACATTCATACGATTCGTTACGGAGTTTGTCATTGTGATGTTCATCATAACAACTGGCTGTTAGGAGAAAATGGACAGATGTACCTGATTGATTGGGACGAAGCAATGATTGCAGATCCTGCTATTGATTTAGGATTGCTTTTTTACCTCTATATTCCGAAATCAGAGTGGGGAGAATGGCTCGAAGAATATGGAGCAGAAATGACTGATGACTTAGAACACCGAATGAAGTGGTATGCCATCAGCCAAATGATCTCTCTTATGCAGTCACATAAAGACTGTCAAGATGAACGAGAAATGAATAGATTACATCATCACCTCAGCGAGCTTGTTTCATGA
- a CDS encoding LrgB family protein, with product MNVLLAIIVILATILIYILMKRVYEQYRFPLLVPTATTTLILVVLLLLCQIDYKQYMVGGKWIGELLGPAVVALAYPLFRNKHILKKYGFSLSLGVVGGALVGIFSGIYLSVLLHIDSTFIKALAPKSVTSPVAMDVAMITKSSPSLAAVYVMIAGISGAVFGNILLKYCHVNHFVGIGAAFGTGAHGIGTAKALELGEEKGAISSVAMTLSAIVTVLLCPAAISFILNA from the coding sequence ATGAATGTGCTATTAGCGATTATAGTCATTTTAGCAACAATATTAATTTATATACTTATGAAACGTGTTTATGAGCAATATCGATTTCCACTCCTTGTTCCAACAGCAACTACAACGCTAATTCTTGTCGTGCTGCTCTTACTTTGTCAAATAGATTACAAACAGTATATGGTTGGTGGGAAGTGGATTGGAGAGCTGTTAGGTCCTGCCGTTGTTGCTCTGGCGTACCCATTATTTAGAAATAAGCATATTTTAAAGAAATACGGTTTTTCTCTTTCTTTAGGGGTTGTGGGAGGGGCGCTTGTAGGAATATTTAGTGGCATATATTTAAGTGTTTTATTACATATTGACTCGACATTCATTAAAGCGTTAGCCCCGAAGTCTGTTACATCTCCTGTTGCTATGGACGTTGCAATGATTACTAAAAGTTCTCCATCGCTTGCAGCTGTTTATGTAATGATTGCAGGAATATCAGGAGCTGTGTTTGGAAACATATTGTTAAAATATTGTCATGTGAATCATTTTGTTGGAATAGGAGCTGCATTTGGTACAGGAGCCCATGGAATTGGAACAGCAAAAGCTTTGGAACTTGGAGAAGAGAAAGGAGCCATCAGTTCTGTTGCAATGACGTTGAGTGCTATTGTTACTGTTCTTCTTTGTCCAGCAGCCATTTCCTTTATTTTGAATGCTTAG
- a CDS encoding M42 family metallopeptidase has product MNQETLALFKTLTELPGASGNEHAVRTFMKEELAKYSDEIIQDRLGSTFGVRNGNGPKVMVAGHMDEVGFMVTSVTDKGMLRFQPLGGWWSQVLLAQRVEVITKNGPVVGVIASIPPHLLDESQRNRPMAIKNMLIDVGADSKEEVKEMGIKQGDQIVPICPFTPMKNEKKILAKAWDNRYGCGLAIELLKELKDEKLPNTLYSGATVQEEVGLRGAQSAANMINPDLFYALDASPANDTSGDKNAFGQLGKGVLLRILDRTMVTHRGVREFVLDTAETNNIPYQYFVSQGGTDAGRVHLSNKGVPSTVIGICSRYVHTSASMVHIDDYAAAKELLIKLVKSSDQTTLNTILEQG; this is encoded by the coding sequence ATGAATCAAGAAACTTTAGCATTATTTAAAACATTAACCGAATTACCTGGAGCATCAGGCAATGAACATGCTGTTCGCACATTTATGAAAGAAGAGCTTGCGAAATATTCTGATGAAATTATTCAAGATCGTCTTGGCAGTACATTTGGAGTTCGAAATGGCAACGGTCCAAAAGTAATGGTTGCAGGTCACATGGATGAAGTAGGGTTTATGGTTACCTCTGTAACAGATAAAGGGATGCTTCGATTTCAACCTCTTGGGGGCTGGTGGAGTCAAGTACTGCTTGCCCAACGCGTAGAAGTTATAACAAAAAATGGACCTGTAGTAGGCGTTATTGCGTCCATTCCGCCACATCTTCTCGATGAGAGTCAGCGCAACCGCCCAATGGCCATTAAAAATATGCTTATTGATGTTGGAGCAGATAGCAAAGAAGAAGTAAAAGAAATGGGCATTAAGCAAGGAGATCAGATTGTACCTATCTGCCCATTCACACCGATGAAAAATGAGAAAAAGATCTTAGCTAAAGCATGGGACAATAGATATGGCTGTGGCTTAGCAATTGAGTTATTAAAAGAGCTTAAAGACGAAAAGCTCCCAAATACGCTTTATTCAGGCGCAACAGTGCAGGAAGAAGTTGGCTTAAGAGGAGCTCAATCTGCAGCAAATATGATTAATCCAGATCTCTTTTATGCTCTTGATGCAAGTCCTGCAAATGATACCTCTGGAGACAAGAATGCGTTCGGACAGCTTGGAAAAGGAGTGCTCCTCCGTATCCTAGACCGGACGATGGTCACACATCGAGGAGTAAGAGAATTCGTACTTGATACAGCAGAAACAAACAATATTCCATATCAATATTTTGTATCACAAGGTGGGACAGATGCTGGACGCGTTCATTTATCAAATAAGGGTGTTCCTTCAACAGTAATTGGAATCTGTTCACGCTATGTTCATACAAGTGCATCAATGGTTCACATTGATGACTATGCGGCAGCAAAAGAACTGCTTATCAAGCTTGTAAAATCTTCAGATCAAACAACGTTAAACACGATTTTAGAACAAGGTTAA
- the thpR gene encoding RNA 2',3'-cyclic phosphodiesterase, whose product MSSSHYFIGIKLPKEINEQVHAWVQKYKKELPFKKFVHEEDYHITLAFLGETTNEILALLIKQLEENSKNVSSFKLVTLETGVFGSASKPRVFWLGVHHEENLFQLEQVVRTNCEKSGKKLESRPYRPHITLAKRFNEGDKGIEEKFIKNNDLQSLSWDVVEYQLVKINPSRTPKYEVVQNFSLNRGEEL is encoded by the coding sequence ATGTCATCTTCTCACTATTTTATTGGAATTAAACTTCCTAAAGAGATTAACGAACAAGTTCATGCATGGGTGCAAAAGTATAAAAAAGAGCTTCCGTTTAAAAAGTTTGTTCATGAAGAAGATTACCATATTACCCTTGCTTTTTTAGGAGAAACAACTAATGAAATCCTAGCATTATTAATTAAACAGCTTGAAGAAAACAGTAAGAATGTTTCCTCCTTTAAATTAGTAACACTTGAAACAGGTGTTTTTGGATCAGCATCAAAACCTCGCGTATTTTGGCTTGGTGTTCATCATGAGGAAAATCTGTTCCAGCTTGAACAAGTTGTTCGCACTAATTGTGAAAAAAGTGGAAAAAAACTTGAATCAAGACCGTACCGTCCTCATATTACATTGGCTAAACGATTTAATGAAGGAGATAAAGGTATCGAAGAAAAATTTATAAAAAATAATGATCTCCAAAGTTTATCATGGGATGTGGTAGAATATCAGCTTGTTAAAATTAATCCATCTAGAACCCCTAAATATGAAGTAGTTCAAAACTTTTCCTTAAATAGGGGAGAAGAGCTATGA
- the pepV gene encoding dipeptidase PepV — translation MKNIDWVQEVENRKNELIEDTRELLKIKSVLEEGTEKAPFGEGIAEALHFLLETGKKDGFVTKNVDGYAGHIEHGSGEELIGVLCHIDVVPEGDGWSVPPFGAVVKDGRIYARGAIDDKGPTMAAYYAIKILKELEIPLSKRIRMIIGTDEESNWRCVDHYFAHEEMPGIGFAPDADFPIIHAEKGIMDFDLIQKKDEKGDKVLKSLTSGHRYNMVPDYAEALLALENFEEETFHTFLENENLSGHVTIKGEEVVLVIEGVSAHGSMPEQGVNAGIKMCEFLSNLALDEKANEFVRYGAQMFCGDYYGKKLGIAYKDEVSGPLTVNIGLIRYKEDEGGKYGLNIRYPVTQQSSAIIEGIDQKTFSIENVDDSPPHHVEKDHQLIQTLQRVYEERTGEEATLLAIGGGTYARALKAGVAFGPLFQGREDVAHKKDEYMDIEDLLKATAIYAQALYELAK, via the coding sequence ATGAAAAATATTGATTGGGTTCAAGAAGTAGAGAATAGAAAAAATGAACTTATTGAGGATACAAGAGAGCTGTTAAAAATAAAAAGTGTATTAGAAGAAGGAACAGAGAAAGCTCCTTTTGGAGAAGGAATAGCAGAAGCTCTTCACTTTTTGTTGGAAACCGGAAAAAAAGATGGTTTTGTTACAAAGAACGTTGATGGATATGCAGGTCATATTGAGCATGGTTCAGGAGAAGAATTAATTGGTGTTCTTTGTCACATTGATGTAGTTCCTGAGGGAGATGGATGGTCTGTTCCACCGTTTGGAGCAGTGGTGAAAGATGGTCGAATTTATGCAAGAGGAGCAATTGATGATAAGGGTCCAACAATGGCAGCCTACTACGCAATTAAAATTTTAAAAGAGCTTGAGATACCTTTGTCAAAGCGAATTCGAATGATTATTGGAACTGATGAAGAAAGTAACTGGCGCTGTGTCGATCACTATTTTGCTCATGAAGAGATGCCAGGGATTGGATTCGCTCCAGATGCCGACTTCCCTATTATCCATGCTGAGAAAGGCATTATGGATTTTGATCTTATCCAGAAAAAAGATGAGAAGGGAGACAAGGTGCTAAAGTCTCTGACATCAGGGCATCGTTATAATATGGTTCCGGATTATGCAGAAGCCTTGTTAGCTCTAGAAAACTTTGAAGAAGAAACTTTTCATACCTTTTTAGAGAATGAAAATTTAAGCGGTCATGTAACGATAAAGGGAGAAGAAGTGGTTTTGGTAATTGAAGGAGTTTCAGCCCATGGAAGCATGCCTGAACAAGGGGTTAACGCAGGAATTAAAATGTGCGAATTTCTTTCAAATCTTGCATTAGATGAGAAAGCAAATGAATTTGTGCGGTATGGAGCGCAGATGTTCTGTGGGGACTATTATGGGAAAAAGCTAGGAATCGCATATAAAGATGAAGTAAGCGGGCCGTTAACTGTAAATATTGGTCTTATTCGCTATAAGGAAGATGAAGGGGGAAAATACGGCCTCAACATTCGCTATCCTGTTACACAACAATCAAGCGCCATTATTGAAGGAATTGATCAAAAAACATTTTCAATTGAAAATGTTGATGATTCACCTCCACATCATGTTGAAAAAGATCATCAACTTATTCAAACACTGCAACGCGTTTACGAAGAGCGTACAGGAGAGGAGGCAACGCTCTTAGCTATTGGAGGAGGGACATATGCACGGGCATTGAAAGCTGGTGTTGCATTTGGGCCTTTATTTCAAGGACGAGAAGATGTTGCACATAAAAAAGATGAATATATGGATATAGAAGATTTATTAAAAGCAACAGCCATTTATGCTCAAGCACTATATGAATTAGCAAAGTAA
- the trmB gene encoding tRNA (guanosine(46)-N7)-methyltransferase TrmB, translating into MRLRNKPWAKDYIDAHPQYIIPTPEKRKGDWKGVFQNDNPIHIEVGTGKGQFLIGMAKQNPHINYIGIEAYQSVIVSALEKLIEEDLPNLKLLDVNAENLTDYFAQDEIDRVYLNFSDPWPKPRHEKRRLTYKTFLEQYEEVLVKNGEIHFKTDNQGLFEYSLQSFSAYGMLLTFVSLDLHKLEDENNIMTEYEEKFSEKGNRIYRCEVQFK; encoded by the coding sequence ATGCGTTTGCGAAACAAGCCATGGGCAAAAGATTATATTGATGCCCATCCACAGTACATTATTCCGACTCCAGAGAAACGTAAGGGGGATTGGAAGGGTGTATTTCAAAATGATAACCCAATCCATATTGAAGTTGGAACTGGGAAAGGTCAGTTCTTAATCGGAATGGCGAAACAAAATCCTCATATTAACTATATTGGGATTGAAGCATATCAAAGTGTTATTGTGAGTGCTCTTGAAAAGCTCATTGAGGAAGATTTACCAAATTTGAAGCTTCTTGACGTTAACGCGGAAAATTTAACAGACTATTTTGCTCAAGATGAGATTGACCGTGTGTATTTGAACTTTTCTGATCCATGGCCAAAGCCTCGCCATGAAAAAAGACGTCTCACATACAAAACATTCCTAGAGCAATATGAAGAAGTGCTTGTTAAAAATGGAGAAATTCATTTTAAAACAGATAATCAAGGATTGTTTGAGTATTCACTTCAAAGCTTTTCAGCTTATGGTATGCTTCTGACGTTTGTTAGTCTTGATCTTCATAAGCTAGAGGATGAAAATAATATTATGACAGAATATGAAGAAAAATTTTCTGAAAAAGGAAATCGTATTTATCGCTGCGAAGTGCAGTTCAAATAA
- a CDS encoding CidA/LrgA family protein, which produces MKRFSLIALQILFLYFLYKCGTFIASFFHLPVPGSIVGMLILFLLLQFKLIQAKWVSEGANWLLSYLSLLFVPATVGIIDYLSFFASKGILTIFIVIISTFLVMMTAGLLTQYFARKQERVTRTGEREVSR; this is translated from the coding sequence ATGAAACGTTTTAGTTTGATAGCTCTTCAAATTTTGTTCCTTTACTTCTTGTATAAATGCGGTACATTTATAGCTTCATTTTTTCATCTTCCTGTTCCTGGAAGTATTGTGGGGATGCTCATATTGTTTTTGTTGTTACAGTTCAAATTAATACAAGCAAAATGGGTAAGTGAAGGAGCAAATTGGCTGCTTTCTTATCTTTCCCTTTTATTTGTTCCGGCAACCGTTGGGATTATTGATTATTTATCGTTCTTTGCTTCAAAAGGTATTCTTACAATTTTTATCGTTATTATAAGTACATTTCTCGTTATGATGACAGCAGGGTTGTTAACTCAATATTTTGCTAGAAAGCAAGAAAGGGTAACAAGAACAGGGGAAAGAGAGGTATCAAGATGA